In Pseudobacter ginsenosidimutans, the following are encoded in one genomic region:
- a CDS encoding FecR family protein, producing MQNELLGEIRLKISAGTASAAELQLWEEWISQPHIQSQQFVSEEEIEQRLRIDMAKPDWESFLEQQKHNLIHYEETGMAQPNNSDALLRRTLPGRPARNLTVKLIAAIIIGIILSTAAYLSIRKKEKETHLLAVVEYKTIYSPVGKTTEYTLPDGSKVWLNTNTTLRYPEKFTDCNRKVELNGEAYFDVVKDEERPFIVLTDSSETRVLGTRFNVDAYKGSGILKVALLEGAVLVGKRDESVPNKLEPGEQMVFNNGSFSVEKMSKPEETTAWQRDSFAFDQARLADIMHKLAQYYNFNVQIDKEIENDRYTVGVTERSVPVNLILRGLARTKGFRIYPEKNSISPGETIMILKNE from the coding sequence ATGCAAAACGAATTACTCGGGGAGATCCGGTTAAAGATCAGCGCCGGTACAGCCTCTGCAGCCGAGCTGCAGCTTTGGGAAGAATGGATCAGCCAGCCGCATATCCAGTCGCAGCAATTCGTGAGCGAAGAAGAAATTGAGCAAAGGCTCAGGATCGATATGGCAAAACCGGACTGGGAAAGTTTCCTGGAACAACAGAAGCATAACCTTATCCATTATGAAGAAACAGGGATGGCCCAACCAAACAACTCCGATGCTTTGTTGAGACGGACGCTTCCCGGCCGGCCAGCCAGAAATCTGACAGTTAAGTTGATAGCAGCCATTATCATCGGCATTATATTGTCAACGGCCGCCTACCTGAGCATCAGAAAAAAGGAGAAGGAAACCCATCTCCTGGCAGTTGTGGAATATAAGACCATCTATAGCCCAGTAGGCAAGACAACTGAATATACCCTTCCGGACGGATCGAAGGTTTGGTTGAACACGAATACCACCCTGCGCTATCCCGAAAAATTCACTGATTGTAACCGGAAGGTTGAATTGAATGGCGAGGCTTATTTCGATGTGGTAAAGGATGAAGAGCGGCCTTTTATTGTTTTGACAGACAGCAGCGAAACCCGTGTATTGGGCACCAGGTTCAATGTGGATGCTTATAAAGGATCCGGGATACTGAAAGTAGCATTGCTGGAAGGCGCTGTGCTGGTTGGAAAGCGAGATGAATCAGTTCCCAACAAACTAGAACCCGGAGAACAAATGGTATTCAACAACGGTAGTTTCAGCGTTGAAAAAATGAGTAAGCCGGAAGAGACGACCGCCTGGCAAAGAGATTCATTTGCATTCGACCAGGCAAGACTGGCTGATATCATGCATAAGCTGGCGCAGTATTACAATTTCAATGTACAAATTGATAAGGAGATAGAGAACGACAGGTATACTGTAGGTGTAACCGAAAGATCCGTACCTGTTAATCTTATCCTCAGAGGCCTTGCAAGAACAAAAGGATTCAGGATCTATCCAGAGAAGAATTCAATCTCCCCCGGAGAAACCATTATGATATTGAAGAATGAGTAA
- a CDS encoding RNA polymerase sigma factor, whose protein sequence is MITVSQPNGDEPISSCAPKLLFEKLWVFLVDYAIKYTKDEEDARDIVSTVFVKLLNTKRTFPTFEDGKAYLYVSVRNACYDYLVKAKKDKKHSTQFSYLAYTAADDELLALHKTSISDQHLQKVLSTLSEKDKFFLDCCLDNTLSMAEVAIKTGHTLKGAYNKKSLLLQDLRNKLTKYRL, encoded by the coding sequence ATGATCACAGTTTCCCAACCTAACGGAGATGAACCCATCTCCTCGTGTGCCCCGAAGCTCTTGTTTGAAAAGCTCTGGGTATTCCTGGTAGATTATGCGATTAAGTATACAAAGGATGAAGAGGATGCAAGAGATATTGTTTCAACAGTGTTTGTAAAGCTATTGAACACAAAGCGAACATTTCCAACCTTCGAGGATGGAAAAGCATACCTGTACGTTTCAGTAAGGAATGCTTGTTATGATTACCTGGTCAAAGCTAAAAAGGATAAAAAGCACAGTACACAATTTTCTTATCTCGCATACACAGCAGCCGATGATGAGTTGCTCGCCCTTCACAAAACTTCCATCTCCGATCAACACCTGCAGAAAGTACTCTCCACTTTATCAGAAAAGGATAAATTCTTCCTGGACTGTTGTTTAGACAATACTTTGTCGATGGCTGAAGTGGCCATTAAGACCGGCCATACCCTCAAGGGCGCGTACAATAAGAAATCCCTCCTGCTTCAAGACCTCAGGAATAAGCTTACAAAATACAGGCTCTAA